In Desulfofundulus luciae, one DNA window encodes the following:
- a CDS encoding TetR/AcrR family transcriptional regulator — MVQRYDTQIRQQQIVRATLKIVAERGISGLTTAEIAREVGIAEGTIFRHFASKNEILLATVRYIRDTLLGWSRARVAGGGEPLEKLGDILLFHLELFEQNSGIPKIIFSEQVHLHDEKLRQLMSETIGEYMELIGTIIREGMEKGQFRPGLDVPMVVAAYLGLVQVSLLRWSLRGCQSSLTETHGRILRFLSTILQN, encoded by the coding sequence CAGCAAATCGTCCGGGCCACATTGAAGATTGTTGCCGAAAGGGGCATTTCCGGGTTGACCACTGCCGAAATTGCCCGGGAAGTGGGCATTGCCGAGGGAACCATTTTTCGCCACTTTGCAAGTAAAAATGAAATACTGCTGGCCACCGTACGTTATATACGGGACACCCTCCTGGGCTGGAGCCGGGCCAGGGTTGCCGGGGGAGGTGAACCCCTGGAAAAGCTCGGTGATATTTTGCTTTTTCACCTGGAGCTGTTTGAACAAAACAGCGGGATTCCCAAAATTATTTTTTCCGAGCAGGTGCATCTGCACGACGAAAAGCTGCGTCAGCTGATGTCTGAGACCATTGGCGAATACATGGAGCTTATAGGGACCATTATCCGGGAGGGTATGGAGAAGGGACAGTTCAGGCCCGGCCTGGATGTACCCATGGTCGTTGCTGCCTACCTGGGCCTGGTGCAGGTAAGCCTGTTGCGCTGGTCTTTAAGGGGGTGTCAATCATCCCTTACTGAAACACACGGGCGGATTTTACGTTTTTTATCCACAATACTGCAAAATTAA
- a CDS encoding efflux RND transporter periplasmic adaptor subunit, whose amino-acid sequence MNLPLNFLKIFSTVKRQVKAVLLVIILVALGLVVGTKIMALRQLPPPAQAAGVPVETVPVTAGTITESLSYTGTIESAHQASLASKVMAEIRTLTVKEGDRVTRGQVLVVLNDEELKERLNQAAAAVDQARAVLEQAEGALSVSRTNLEKAAANYKRGQELLAAGAIAPSVFENQYELPYQQAKESAERTAPAQVRAARAQLAQAEAGLALARSAYQDATIKAPFNGVVTAVHNYPGDLAVPGKPILTLDDTGKMVARVKVAEADLPFLKVGQKATLRYPGGRETASQVSRIYPAEDPLTRSTIVEVPVSSPGVRPGMSVEVSFVVGQSERVLLVPRRAVKTEQGRAWVFAVRNGRAVQVPVTPGLKNETHYEIKGDLKPGEPVVVSDLTRLYDGKEVLVYQERRKS is encoded by the coding sequence GTGAATCTTCCGCTGAACTTTCTAAAGATCTTTTCTACCGTTAAAAGACAGGTCAAAGCGGTTCTGCTGGTTATTATCCTGGTAGCCCTTGGCCTGGTGGTAGGCACAAAGATTATGGCCCTGCGCCAGCTGCCGCCACCGGCACAGGCGGCGGGCGTGCCGGTGGAGACGGTGCCGGTTACCGCCGGTACCATCACGGAGAGCCTGAGCTATACGGGGACCATTGAATCCGCCCACCAGGCGTCCCTGGCTTCCAAAGTAATGGCGGAAATTCGAACGCTTACGGTTAAAGAAGGAGACCGGGTGACCAGGGGCCAGGTTCTGGTAGTTTTAAACGATGAAGAATTAAAAGAGCGCTTAAACCAGGCGGCAGCGGCAGTGGACCAGGCCAGAGCGGTTCTGGAACAGGCCGAGGGCGCCCTTTCCGTCAGCCGGACCAACCTGGAAAAGGCCGCGGCCAATTACAAACGCGGGCAGGAGTTGCTGGCCGCCGGAGCTATAGCCCCGTCCGTTTTTGAAAACCAGTACGAACTCCCCTACCAGCAGGCGAAGGAATCGGCGGAACGCACCGCTCCCGCCCAGGTCAGGGCGGCCAGGGCCCAGCTTGCCCAGGCCGAAGCCGGGCTGGCACTGGCCAGGTCAGCCTATCAGGATGCAACCATCAAGGCGCCTTTTAACGGTGTGGTTACAGCCGTACATAACTATCCCGGTGATCTGGCCGTGCCGGGTAAACCAATTCTTACCCTGGACGATACTGGAAAAATGGTTGCGCGGGTTAAGGTGGCCGAGGCAGACCTGCCCTTTTTAAAAGTAGGGCAAAAAGCAACGCTGCGCTATCCCGGGGGGCGGGAAACCGCCTCGCAGGTTTCCCGGATTTACCCGGCAGAAGACCCCCTCACCCGCAGCACCATCGTGGAGGTGCCGGTTTCTTCTCCCGGAGTCAGGCCGGGGATGAGCGTGGAGGTTTCCTTTGTAGTCGGCCAAAGCGAGCGGGTCCTGCTGGTCCCCCGCCGGGCGGTGAAAACGGAACAGGGCAGGGCCTGGGTGTTCGCCGTCAGAAACGGCAGGGCGGTACAGGTGCCGGTAACTCCGGGGTTAAAGAACGAAACGCACTATGAAATAAAAGGAGACCTTAAGCCCGGCGAGCCGGTGGTGGTGTCCGACTTGACCAGGCTTTATGACGGGAAAGAAGTACTTGTGTACCAGGAAAGGAGAAAGTCATGA
- a CDS encoding efflux RND transporter permease subunit — protein sequence MNWPAFAIKHKYTVFALVLAIVFFGLYAKNVIKLELFPDTSPPMVNVITVYPGVAASDVAREVSKPLEEELATIEGVKKISSSSQDGLSVVRVEFNYEKDLDQAAVDVQNAISRIKGSLPAGIQEPQVLKFSSQDKPVLTLALSSDSLDPVALRTLADNEIKNAVQLVDGVGAVDVLGGHRRQVNVYVDRHRLEALNISLDRVAAAIGGGNISLPAGRVTRREQEYIIRVTQERLHPGELANILLENRGGHNIYLKDVARIEDSSQEQRSSYNFNGKNSLAVQIIKKREANTVEVVERVKEKLAELERQFPEIKFAVADDDSIFTLQVVENMTASVRDALIFTTAIILLFLISLNESVIVAFSMPLSLLGAIVLMKASGLSLNIITLSALILSVGIVVDDSIIVVENIMRHHHELGKDIRTAAIDGASEIMLPAVAGTATIVAVLIPLLFVGGFVGQMFSPLAKTLIYAISCSLLVSLTIIPLLTVMLGGRRWAAAERALNAAIAPFTKAMNRLKDSYALLVVRALKRRKMTLLLSLGLILLSIKLLGLIGMEVLPRMDAGSLLISLQTSPASSLEKTIGVVARVEELLDREPAVIAYSTRIGYEPGSHYMGGTGALGVTQAEITVTLTSRKERKETIWQIEERLRREMARIHDIETFVVKEVGGTAKSSTAAPIDVRITGDDVRVLDYLAGEVLAQLKTVPGAVNLYRSWSLNTPEVNMVVDETRAAALGLTPEKIARQVYAALEGLRASSLQVESRKDTDIVVRYRPEDRGSLESMLSVTVTSPLGVQVPLRELVHVEINPAASVVTRENLLPSIDILGYTEGRPFSHVIADVEKALREVKLPEGYRLEVTGEKADLQESAGDLKRALLLAVVTVYLLLVAQFRSFIHPVTIMMSIPLVLFGVALALLLSGKSVSLPAILGLILLMGTVVRNSIVLVEFIIRAREAGTTRDEAIVEAVRVRFRPIMMTALSCVVGMLPLALEWALGSERFSPLAITVIGGMLVATLLTMVVIPVVYSLFDDLVDRAQFKPAGVKNMETGAN from the coding sequence ATGAACTGGCCCGCCTTTGCCATCAAGCACAAATATACGGTGTTTGCCCTGGTCCTGGCCATAGTGTTTTTCGGCCTCTACGCCAAAAACGTAATTAAACTGGAGCTGTTTCCCGATACGTCTCCTCCCATGGTGAACGTGATCACGGTATACCCCGGGGTTGCCGCCTCGGATGTGGCCAGGGAAGTGAGCAAACCGCTGGAGGAAGAACTGGCTACTATCGAGGGAGTTAAGAAGATCTCCTCGTCTTCCCAGGATGGGCTTTCCGTGGTCAGGGTGGAGTTCAACTACGAAAAAGACCTGGACCAGGCGGCGGTGGACGTGCAAAATGCCATCAGCCGGATAAAGGGAAGCCTGCCCGCAGGCATTCAGGAACCGCAGGTGCTCAAGTTCAGCTCCCAGGATAAGCCGGTGCTTACCCTGGCCTTAAGCAGCGATAGCCTGGATCCGGTCGCCTTGCGTACGCTGGCTGATAACGAAATTAAAAACGCAGTGCAGCTGGTGGACGGGGTGGGGGCCGTGGACGTGCTGGGCGGCCACCGGCGGCAGGTTAATGTTTACGTGGACCGGCACCGTCTGGAGGCTCTTAATATTTCCCTCGACCGGGTGGCGGCGGCCATCGGAGGGGGAAATATCAGCCTGCCCGCCGGGCGGGTTACCCGGCGGGAGCAGGAATACATAATCAGGGTCACGCAGGAGCGCCTGCATCCCGGGGAGCTGGCCAACATCCTCCTCGAAAACCGCGGCGGCCACAACATATACTTGAAAGACGTGGCCCGGATTGAAGATTCCAGCCAGGAACAACGCAGCAGCTATAACTTTAACGGCAAGAATTCCCTGGCCGTTCAGATCATCAAAAAGCGTGAGGCCAACACGGTTGAAGTGGTTGAGAGGGTAAAAGAAAAGCTGGCTGAACTGGAAAGGCAATTTCCCGAAATAAAGTTTGCCGTAGCTGATGATGATTCCATTTTCACCCTGCAGGTAGTGGAGAACATGACCGCCAGCGTCAGGGATGCCCTCATCTTCACCACGGCCATTATTTTGCTATTCCTCATCAGCTTGAATGAATCGGTCATCGTTGCCTTTTCCATGCCCCTGTCCCTGCTGGGAGCCATTGTCCTTATGAAGGCCTCCGGCCTGTCGCTGAACATTATCACCCTTTCCGCCCTCATTTTGAGCGTAGGCATTGTGGTGGATGACTCCATTATTGTGGTGGAAAATATCATGCGCCACCACCATGAGCTCGGGAAGGACATCCGCACCGCGGCCATTGACGGTGCAAGCGAGATCATGCTGCCCGCGGTGGCCGGTACGGCCACCATTGTGGCGGTGCTGATTCCCCTTTTGTTTGTAGGCGGGTTCGTGGGTCAGATGTTCAGCCCCCTGGCCAAAACGCTCATTTACGCCATCAGCTGTTCCCTGCTTGTTTCCCTGACCATTATCCCCCTGCTCACAGTTATGCTGGGCGGCAGGCGCTGGGCGGCGGCTGAAAGGGCGTTAAACGCGGCAATTGCTCCTTTTACGAAAGCCATGAACCGCCTGAAAGACTCCTACGCCCTGCTGGTCGTCAGGGCCTTGAAAAGGCGAAAGATGACCCTGCTCCTGTCCCTGGGGCTAATTTTGCTGAGTATCAAACTCCTGGGCCTGATCGGTATGGAAGTGCTGCCCAGGATGGACGCCGGGTCGCTTTTGATCAGTTTGCAAACCTCCCCCGCCAGTTCCCTGGAGAAGACGATCGGGGTGGTGGCGCGGGTGGAGGAATTGCTGGACAGGGAGCCGGCGGTAATTGCCTACAGCACCCGCATCGGTTATGAACCGGGGTCGCATTACATGGGCGGTACCGGCGCCCTGGGGGTAACCCAGGCGGAAATCACCGTAACCCTTACCTCCCGGAAGGAAAGGAAGGAAACCATCTGGCAAATCGAAGAACGGCTGCGCCGGGAAATGGCCCGCATTCACGACATTGAAACCTTTGTGGTGAAGGAAGTCGGCGGTACGGCTAAAAGCAGCACCGCCGCGCCCATAGACGTACGCATCACCGGGGATGATGTGCGGGTGCTGGATTACCTGGCCGGTGAGGTGCTTGCGCAGTTAAAAACCGTACCCGGTGCGGTCAACCTCTACCGGAGCTGGTCGTTAAACACGCCGGAGGTAAACATGGTGGTGGACGAAACCCGGGCGGCGGCCCTGGGCCTTACCCCGGAAAAAATAGCCCGGCAGGTTTATGCTGCCCTGGAGGGACTGAGGGCGTCCTCCCTGCAGGTGGAAAGCCGCAAGGATACCGATATCGTGGTACGCTACCGGCCCGAGGACCGGGGTTCCCTGGAAAGCATGCTGTCCGTCACCGTCACCTCTCCCCTGGGCGTGCAGGTGCCGCTGCGGGAGCTGGTACATGTGGAGATCAACCCGGCGGCCAGCGTGGTTACCCGGGAAAATCTCCTGCCCTCCATTGATATTCTGGGTTATACTGAGGGGCGGCCCTTCAGCCACGTGATTGCCGATGTGGAAAAGGCACTCCGGGAGGTGAAACTTCCCGAGGGCTACAGGCTGGAAGTGACCGGTGAAAAGGCGGACCTGCAGGAGTCCGCCGGGGATTTAAAGCGTGCCCTGCTTCTGGCCGTGGTGACGGTGTATTTGCTGCTGGTGGCCCAGTTCAGGTCCTTCATTCACCCGGTAACCATTATGATGAGCATTCCTTTAGTGCTCTTCGGGGTAGCCCTGGCCCTGCTGCTGAGCGGCAAGAGCGTTTCTTTGCCGGCAATACTGGGACTGATTCTGCTTATGGGTACGGTGGTGCGCAACAGCATTGTGCTGGTGGAGTTCATCATCCGCGCCCGGGAGGCGGGCACGACCAGGGATGAAGCCATCGTGGAGGCGGTGCGGGTGCGCTTCCGGCCCATCATGATGACCGCCCTGTCCTGCGTGGTGGGGATGCTTCCCCTGGCCCTGGAATGGGCGCTGGGTTCGGAAAGGTTTTCTCCCCTGGCTATAACCGTTATCGGGGGAATGCTGGTGGCCACTTTGCTGACCATGGTGGTCATACCGGTGGTGTACTCGCTGTTTGATGATCTGGTGGACAGAGCTCAATTTAAACCGGCAGGGGTTAAAAATATGGAAACCGGTGCGAATTAA
- a CDS encoding thioredoxin family protein, which yields MEIKLFGADGCPVCRQLEQTVFDVLAEMGVAAAVNKVTDPGERLQYEVYRLPGLMIDGELKASGRVPARHELMNWVKERSAKS from the coding sequence ATGGAGATCAAACTTTTTGGTGCGGATGGGTGTCCGGTATGCCGTCAGCTGGAACAAACGGTCTTCGATGTCCTGGCCGAGATGGGGGTGGCCGCGGCGGTCAATAAGGTCACCGATCCCGGGGAGCGGCTGCAGTACGAGGTTTACCGGCTACCCGGTTTGATGATAGACGGGGAGTTGAAGGCCAGCGGACGGGTGCCGGCCCGCCACGAGCTCATGAACTGGGTGAAGGAAAGATCAGCTAAGTCTTAA
- a CDS encoding heavy-metal-associated domain-containing protein: MQTIVFRLEGLACPECARNTGIILERQKGVKKAVVTYATGKVKVEYDPAVVTPEEIEKVIAKTGYRITGRG, from the coding sequence ATGCAAACCATAGTTTTTCGCCTTGAAGGGCTGGCCTGTCCCGAATGCGCCCGGAACACCGGAATAATACTGGAAAGACAAAAGGGAGTTAAAAAGGCCGTGGTGACCTATGCCACGGGAAAGGTGAAGGTGGAATATGATCCGGCGGTGGTAACTCCTGAGGAAATCGAAAAGGTCATTGCTAAAACCGGGTACCGGATTACCGGGAGGGGTTAG
- a CDS encoding heavy metal translocating P-type ATPase yields MFSFPSQRESAVPVAPVGGLFRLERLRALWVAYDKLIITLGSGLLILLGYLAGRLGWPAAANRLMVLATLLAGYRVAASAWQALRFRVVGINALVTLAALGATIIGEYWEAAVVTFLFSLGNYLEARTMDKTRAALRKLMELAPRVARVRREGTEVEVPAEEVEPGELVLIRAGDKIPVDGMVVRGRAAVNQAAITGESLPVQKEPGDHVFSGTVSESGYLEVEAERTGEETTFARIMQLVEEAQEEKARIQRWLENFARYYTPGIMAVSALTYLVTRDALLALTLLVIACPGALVIATPVSIVAATGNAARHGVLIKGGEHLEKAGRIRAVVLDKTGTLTRGRPQVRKVRVWRGSEKEMLLKAAAVEKLSGHPLAKPLVERAESLGTIPLAEDFQVYPGCGVTGTVDGEIIRVGNRRLMQEASIPVPVDVENYLAGEESAGRTAVLVAIGEEIWGAVSIADGIRDEAKNLVSRLKAAGVRKVVMLTGDNQRVARAVARELGMDEYQAEVLPEGKVEAIRRLKQEGLVVAMVGDGINDAPALAAADVGIAMGAAGTDVAMETADIVLMSDRLDKLPYAIGLSRQTLKNIQQNVTFAILVVAVLLLGVMGKKVVLASGMLIHEASVLLVILNAMRLMRYRNG; encoded by the coding sequence ATGTTCAGCTTCCCGTCACAAAGAGAAAGTGCCGTTCCCGTTGCCCCGGTTGGTGGCTTGTTCCGCCTGGAACGCTTGAGGGCGCTGTGGGTGGCTTATGACAAGCTTATAATCACCTTGGGTTCTGGACTGCTCATCCTGCTGGGTTACCTGGCCGGCCGCCTGGGCTGGCCGGCGGCGGCCAACAGGTTGATGGTGCTGGCCACTCTCCTGGCCGGCTACCGGGTTGCTGCGTCAGCCTGGCAGGCTTTGCGCTTCCGGGTGGTGGGCATCAATGCCCTGGTTACCCTGGCCGCCCTGGGCGCCACCATTATCGGCGAATACTGGGAGGCGGCCGTGGTCACTTTTCTGTTTTCCCTGGGAAATTATCTGGAAGCCCGGACCATGGACAAAACCCGTGCCGCTTTGAGGAAACTGATGGAGCTGGCACCCCGGGTGGCCCGGGTGCGCCGGGAGGGAACCGAAGTGGAGGTGCCGGCGGAAGAGGTGGAACCCGGCGAGCTGGTCCTCATCCGTGCCGGGGATAAAATTCCGGTGGACGGCATGGTGGTCCGGGGGCGGGCGGCGGTCAACCAGGCGGCCATCACCGGGGAGTCCCTGCCGGTGCAGAAGGAGCCCGGGGACCACGTGTTCAGCGGTACCGTGAGTGAAAGCGGCTACCTGGAGGTGGAGGCAGAACGGACCGGTGAAGAAACCACCTTTGCCCGGATCATGCAACTGGTGGAAGAGGCCCAGGAGGAAAAGGCCAGGATCCAGCGCTGGCTGGAAAACTTCGCCCGTTACTACACTCCCGGTATTATGGCGGTTTCCGCCCTGACCTACCTGGTGACCCGGGATGCCCTGCTGGCCCTGACCCTGCTGGTAATTGCCTGTCCCGGGGCGCTGGTAATTGCCACTCCCGTTTCCATTGTAGCCGCCACGGGAAATGCCGCCCGCCACGGGGTTCTGATCAAGGGTGGGGAGCACCTGGAAAAGGCCGGGCGGATCCGGGCAGTGGTTCTGGATAAAACCGGCACTCTCACCCGGGGCCGGCCGCAGGTAAGAAAGGTGCGGGTGTGGCGCGGGTCGGAAAAGGAAATGTTGCTAAAAGCTGCTGCCGTGGAAAAACTGTCTGGGCATCCCCTGGCCAAACCCCTGGTGGAAAGGGCGGAGTCCCTGGGGACGATTCCCCTGGCAGAAGATTTTCAGGTTTACCCCGGTTGCGGGGTAACCGGTACGGTGGACGGGGAGATTATCCGGGTGGGTAACCGCCGGTTGATGCAGGAAGCCAGCATCCCCGTTCCGGTGGATGTGGAAAATTACCTGGCAGGCGAAGAGTCTGCCGGACGGACAGCCGTCCTGGTGGCCATAGGGGAGGAAATTTGGGGAGCGGTGAGCATCGCCGACGGGATCCGGGACGAAGCGAAAAATCTGGTTTCCCGGTTGAAGGCTGCCGGAGTACGCAAGGTGGTCATGCTCACCGGTGACAACCAGCGGGTGGCCCGGGCCGTGGCCCGGGAACTGGGAATGGACGAATATCAGGCGGAGGTTTTGCCGGAAGGGAAAGTGGAGGCCATCCGTCGTTTGAAGCAAGAAGGCCTGGTGGTGGCCATGGTGGGGGACGGGATCAATGATGCCCCGGCCCTGGCGGCTGCCGATGTGGGTATTGCCATGGGGGCGGCAGGGACCGACGTGGCCATGGAAACGGCGGACATCGTCCTCATGTCCGACCGCCTGGATAAGCTCCCCTACGCCATCGGCCTCAGCCGTCAGACCTTGAAAAATATCCAGCAAAATGTCACCTTTGCCATTCTGGTGGTGGCAGTTTTGCTGCTGGGTGTTATGGGCAAAAAGGTGGTGCTGGCTTCCGGCATGCTTATCCACGAAGCCAGCGTACTCCTGGTCATCCTGAACGCCATGCGACTTATGCGTTACCGGAATGGATGA
- a CDS encoding HPP family protein has protein sequence MSISPDSPPGIEKQDVGQPYIAIYLRKMLGSRRTAPLSAPSWKELLVSWFGTFSGIGVVAVLTLVYNMPMIVPSFGASALLIYGLPDAPLAQPRNVIGGHIISAICGVTVYALFGLTWWSAALAASLAVLLMLITRTAHPPGGATALGAVLAKASPMYILTPVALGAAILVLVGLITNNLLPERKYPRYWL, from the coding sequence GTGAGCATAAGTCCGGACTCCCCTCCCGGTATTGAGAAGCAGGATGTTGGGCAGCCGTACATAGCCATTTATTTGCGCAAAATGCTCGGCAGCAGACGTACGGCTCCCTTATCCGCCCCTTCGTGGAAGGAACTTCTCGTTTCCTGGTTTGGGACCTTTTCAGGTATCGGGGTGGTGGCCGTCCTGACCCTGGTTTACAACATGCCCATGATTGTGCCCTCCTTTGGCGCGTCTGCCCTGTTGATTTATGGTTTGCCCGATGCTCCCCTGGCCCAGCCCCGGAATGTCATTGGCGGGCATATTATTTCGGCCATATGCGGCGTAACGGTTTACGCCCTTTTCGGCCTGACCTGGTGGTCCGCGGCGCTGGCCGCCTCCCTGGCGGTACTGCTGATGCTCATTACCAGAACCGCCCACCCGCCGGGCGGCGCCACCGCCCTGGGAGCAGTGCTGGCCAAGGCTTCCCCCATGTACATACTCACGCCCGTGGCCCTGGGCGCCGCCATACTGGTACTGGTGGGGCTGATCACCAACAACCTGCTGCCGGAAAGAAAATACCCGAGATACTGGCTTTAA
- a CDS encoding CBS domain-containing protein, protein MSNRPAVILEDVEAALQQAGKVMDITPEDLLTIVDLTLDQAEKRQSTFEGKQWIGEIMTVPVITCTPDTTIEEAARILLEKNIHCLPVVDQGGRLVGIVTESDLIFQFSAVPAGGFLLDLLMRKKLPKSGHTIGEIMVKKVTTVHPGDPIQKAIQLIIKHGYGRIPVVDGDNRVVGIVARKDILHFLK, encoded by the coding sequence ATGAGCAACAGGCCGGCTGTTATTCTGGAGGATGTGGAAGCCGCCCTGCAGCAAGCGGGGAAGGTGATGGATATAACTCCGGAGGATTTGCTGACTATCGTCGATTTGACCCTGGACCAGGCGGAAAAACGTCAAAGTACCTTTGAAGGCAAACAGTGGATCGGGGAAATAATGACTGTACCGGTGATTACCTGTACGCCCGATACCACCATTGAAGAAGCAGCCCGCATCCTGCTGGAAAAGAATATTCACTGCCTTCCCGTGGTTGACCAGGGGGGCAGACTGGTGGGGATCGTCACAGAATCGGATCTTATCTTTCAGTTTTCCGCAGTTCCCGCCGGCGGCTTCCTTCTGGACCTGCTTATGCGCAAGAAATTACCAAAATCCGGTCATACCATTGGGGAAATTATGGTTAAAAAGGTGACCACCGTTCATCCCGGTGATCCCATTCAAAAAGCCATTCAATTGATTATAAAACATGGTTACGGGAGAATTCCCGTGGTGGATGGGGACAACAGGGTGGTGGGCATCGTTGCCCGCAAGGACATCCTGCATTTCCTGAAATGA
- a CDS encoding ATP-binding protein yields MRGSLSRKFMIRITAILLLITGINLGLDYYEQKNQILQELKEKSRVITGQLLATREFIARNQDRINYDSRGHFEFKGLNPAAVGRGVGEIFNQSTGYHIKQTRLNPRNPGNAPDAFEIKGLQALAQNPSLTEFYGFDEQNGQKVFRYMVPLRVEEYCLQCHGEPAGRPDISGYPREGYRVGDLGGAISLIVPVNNLLAALRHNLLRHLGFFFILLLVILGVVYFLIQRLVTGPLNQLRLAAVRLGEGELDLSFPRLDSSAEIGQLAAQFRRMARQLHDLYTGLEQKVQERTAQLQAANELLERQRQELENANRELARASEMKSRFLAGMSHEMRTPLTSIIAFSELLLQEIREENRLQRQNLQEIKASARRLLALIEDLLDLARIEAGRFQLHRELVDLADIFESIDKTLSPLIEANGLGWYWEVEPDVPLMEVDGEKIRRAILNLAHNAVKFTPPGGRVEMRAGFDPGRKEVFIRVADNGMGIEPEELDRVFERFYQAGNSRAHKYGGSGLGLSLARELVELHGGYISVTSKPGEGSTFVIHLPVA; encoded by the coding sequence ATGCGGGGTAGTTTGAGCCGGAAGTTTATGATCCGGATTACCGCAATCCTGCTTTTGATTACCGGCATAAACCTTGGGCTGGATTATTATGAGCAGAAAAATCAGATCCTGCAGGAGTTAAAGGAAAAGTCCCGGGTGATTACCGGCCAGCTTCTGGCCACCAGGGAGTTTATCGCCCGTAATCAGGACCGGATCAATTACGATTCCCGGGGCCATTTTGAATTTAAAGGCCTCAACCCGGCGGCGGTGGGCCGGGGTGTGGGGGAGATATTCAACCAATCCACCGGTTACCACATTAAACAGACCCGCCTCAATCCCCGCAATCCCGGGAATGCTCCCGATGCCTTTGAAATAAAGGGACTGCAAGCCCTGGCCCAAAACCCTTCCTTGACCGAGTTTTACGGTTTTGATGAGCAGAACGGACAAAAGGTTTTCCGGTATATGGTCCCTTTGCGGGTGGAGGAATACTGCCTGCAGTGCCACGGGGAACCGGCGGGACGGCCGGATATTTCCGGTTACCCCAGGGAAGGTTACCGGGTCGGCGATCTGGGAGGGGCCATCAGCCTGATAGTGCCGGTGAACAATTTGCTTGCCGCCCTGCGGCACAACCTGCTGCGCCACCTGGGCTTCTTTTTTATTCTTTTGCTGGTCATCCTTGGCGTGGTTTACTTTTTAATACAGCGTTTGGTCACCGGGCCGTTGAACCAGTTGCGCCTGGCCGCCGTGCGCCTGGGGGAAGGGGAACTGGATCTGTCTTTTCCCAGGTTGGATAGCAGTGCGGAGATCGGCCAGCTGGCCGCCCAGTTCCGCCGGATGGCCCGGCAGTTACACGACCTGTATACCGGCCTGGAGCAAAAGGTGCAGGAGCGTACGGCCCAGCTGCAGGCGGCCAATGAACTCCTGGAACGGCAGCGGCAGGAATTGGAGAATGCCAACCGGGAGCTGGCCCGGGCCAGTGAGATGAAGTCTCGCTTTTTGGCCGGGATGAGCCATGAGATGCGCACACCCCTTACTTCCATCATTGCCTTCAGCGAATTGCTGCTGCAGGAAATAAGGGAGGAAAACAGGTTACAAAGGCAGAATTTACAGGAAATCAAAGCCAGCGCCCGGCGTCTGCTGGCTTTGATTGAGGACTTGCTGGATCTGGCCAGAATTGAGGCCGGCCGTTTCCAGCTGCACCGGGAACTGGTGGATCTGGCTGATATTTTCGAATCCATTGATAAAACCTTGAGCCCCTTGATTGAAGCCAATGGTCTCGGCTGGTACTGGGAGGTGGAGCCGGATGTGCCCCTGATGGAGGTGGACGGGGAAAAGATTCGCCGGGCCATTTTAAACCTGGCCCACAATGCGGTGAAGTTCACCCCTCCCGGCGGGCGGGTGGAGATGCGGGCCGGATTCGACCCCGGGCGGAAAGAGGTGTTCATCCGGGTGGCCGACAATGGTATGGGCATCGAACCGGAAGAGCTGGACCGGGTCTTTGAACGATTCTACCAGGCCGGCAATTCCCGGGCGCATAAATACGGGGGGTCCGGCCTGGGATTGTCCCTGGCCAGGGAACTGGTGGAACTGCACGGGGGATATATCAGTGTAACCAGTAAACCGGGGGAAGGCAGTACCTTTGTGATTCACCTGCCCGTAGCTTGA